The genomic window CCGACGCGCGTCGCCGTCGCGACCGCCCGTCCCGGGAGGGGCCGCCACTCCGGGACCGCGCGCGCCGAGGTGCCCCCACTCATCCGGAGCCTTCCCCGATGCCCCCACGCCCGAATCCCTCGCGCGGCTTCACGCTGATCGAGCTGCTGGTGGTGATCGCCATCATCGCCGTCCTGATCGCGCTCCTCCTGCCCGCGGTGCAGTCCGCGCGGGAAGCGGCCCGCCGCGCCCAGTGCACGAACAACCTCAAGCAGATCGGCCTCGCGCTGCACAACTACCACTCGGCGATCAACACGTTCCCGGTCGGCTTCCTCTACCCGCAGAACAACCAGGTCTACCCGGGCGTGCCGGCCCTGCACTACCGGTGGTCGGTGCTCGCCCAGCTCTCGCCCTACATGGAGCAGTCGACGGTCTACAACGCGCTGAACATGAACTGGCCGATCGCCGCCGGGCCGGGCGCGGTGCTGGGCACGCCGTCGTGGACGCCCTTCCCGGCGAACACCACGGTCATGGCGGCCAAGGTGAGCTTCTTCCTCTGCCCGAGCGACGCGGCGGAGCCGCCGACCACGCTGCCCGGCGGCGTGACCTCGGGCCCGAGCGACTACCAGTTCTGCACGGGGGACGGCTCCCCGAGCAGCGCCAACCCGGGCGACGCCGGGGTGACGGTCGCGGCCAACGGGGCGTTCGTGCTGGGCCGGGCCGTCTCGATGGCGGCCATCGTCGACGGCTCCAGCGGGACGGCCGCGGCGAGCGAGCAGCTCATCGGCCCGGCGTCCGGCGGGGTGTCCACCCTGGGCTCCCCCGCCCCGCCCCCGGGCGACATCCGCCGCGCCGCCGCGGTCGGCTCCACGCCCCTGTCGGACTCCGCCTGCGCCAGCCCGACCGGCTGGCGGCTCGACAAGGGCTACGGCTGGTGGGACGGCGACTATCGCACCAGCTTATATAACCACTACCTCACGCCGAACTCGAAGTCCTTCGACTGCTGGCAGTCCAGCCCGCCGCACAACCCGGCCTGGAAGGCGGCCCGGAGCAATCACCCCGGCGGCGTGAACGTCCTCTGCTGCGACGGCCACGTCCAGTTCGTCAAGGACTCGGTCAGCCTGCCCGCCTGGCGGGCTCTCTCCACCCGCTCCGGCGGCGAGGTGATCTCGGCCGACTCGCTGTGAGCGGCCCCCGCCCGCTGCTACAATCCGGGGCGCGACTCGAGCCGGGCCCCGAGCGGGGCTCGGCCGGGGCCCCGCCCCCCCCTCGTGCGCCCCCGTGCTGGACCGGCCGCGCATCGGGTCGCGCCGAGGACTCCGACGATGCGACGACGCCCCCGACTTGCGGCAACGATGCCGGCGGTCTTGCTGCCCCTCCTCGCGGGCCACTCCGCCGCCCGTGCCGAGGACGCCCGCAGGCTGGACGCGAAGGTCTCCTGGATCGGCAACACCTACCCGGGCGGGAAGCGATGGGTGCCGCAGGACGTCAGGGCGATCTGCGTCCTGGCCGACGGCACCGCGTACACGAACGTGCCATGGGATGAGGGCGGCGGCCAGGTCGCCGTGATCAAGGACGGCCAGGTCCTCGGCCACGCCGGGCACACGCACGGCTGGGGCCAGGAAGGGGGCGAGGCCATCGCCGCCAACGGCAATTATGTCTTCATCGGCCAGTCCATGGGCAACGAGGGGGGCGGCCTGGAAGATCCGGGGACGTGGCCGCCGAAGGGCAAGGCCTGGTTCGGGATCTCCCGGCGGCTCCGATCGGACGTCACGAAGCCCGCCCCGTTCCCCGGCGGCAAGGGGGGCAAGGGGGACACGCTCAGGGAATGCTTCCTCCCCGTCGTCGAGGTGGACGACCGAGAGAAGGCCGACCTGCCGGGCCTGGTCGCCGACGACCGCCGCGTCTACGCGAGCAGCCCGCGCGACGGCCGGATCGAGGTCCTCGACGCCGAGACCATGAAGACCGTCGCGCGATGGCCGATCGATCGGCCCGGCCCGATCGCCCTGGACGCATCCGGCGGCCTGTGGGTCCTCCAGGCCGGCGAGGGGCCGGAGCCCGCGCGCGTCGTCCGCCTCAGCCCCGACGGCGATCCCTCGCCCCAGCGGGTCGAGCTCACCGCCGGCTCGGCGCCGACGTCCCTCGCGATCGACGGGCGAGGCCGGCTGCTCGTCGCCGACGACGGGCCGGACCAGCACATCCTCATCTACGAGGACATCCTCCGCTCCCCCCGCGCGGCCGGGACATTCGGCGCCAGGGGGGGCATCTATGCCGGCACGCCCGGCGCGGTCGGCCCGCTCAAGCTCAATCGGCCGGCGGCGGTGGGCGCCGACGCGGCGGGGAACATCCTCATCGCGAGCGACGGCCAGACCGGCGGCGGCGGCACGGTGCTGGAGAGCTACCGGCCCGATGGCTCGCTCAACTGTCGGCTGCTCGGCGTCGAGTTCGTGGACATGGCGGACTTCGATCCGGCCTCGGATGCGGACATCTTCACGAAGGAGGAGCATTTCGTCGCCGACTTCTCGCGGCCCCGCGGGCAGGAGGCCGGTTACGTCGGCTACACGGTCCACCGCTTCAAGTACCCGGAGGACCCGAGGCTCCACATCTGGTCCGCCGGCGCCTGGGTGCGGCGGATCGCCGGCAGGCGGTTCCTCTTCGTCAACGAGATGAACGCCGGGCCGCTCCAGGTCTATCGCTTCGACCCCGAGCAGGAAGGCGAGATCGCCGTCCCGTCCGGCCTCTTCGCCCCGCGGCGGCTGACGTCCGAGAAGGACGACGCCTGGCCGCCCCACCAGCCGACCGAGGGAGGGTGGGTCTGGTGCGACGCGAACGGCGACGGCCGCTTCGACGCCAGCGAATACAAGGGCACCGGCCGGGACGAGCCGGACGCCCAGGGCTGGTGGGTGGACTCCGTCGGCAACGTCTGGCGGGCCACCGAGGCCGACGGGATCCGCGAGTTCCGCTTCGACGGCCTGGACGCGAAGGGCAACCCGGTCTGGGACTTCGCGGCGATCCGGTCGTTCCCGAAGCCCCCCGAGTTCGACCGCGTCAAGCGGCTCCGCTACGATGCCGCGGCCGACGTCATGTATCTGGGCGGCACGACCCGCGAGCATGCGAACCAGCACTGGAAGCCGATGGGCCCCGTGATCTGCCGCTACGATCACTGGAGTCGAGGCCCATCACGCCCCACCTGGCGGATCGTCGCCCCGTATGCGAGGGGCTCCCAGGGCCACGAGTCCTGCGAGCCGATGGGCTTCGACGTCGCGGGCGAGTACCTGTTCCTCCCCTACACCGGGTCGTCGAAGCCCCTGGGCTTCCGGACCGGCCACGTCGAGGTCTTCCGCGCCGGCGACGGCCGCCGCGTCGGCTACCTGGAGCCGTCCGAGGACGTCGGCGAGATCGGCCTCCAGGACATCCGCGAATGCCTCGTCGCCCGCCGCCGCGCCGACGGCGAGTACGTCATCCTCATGGAGGAGGACTACAAGGCGAAGATCCTGATGTACCGCTGGAGGCCTTGAGCGAGCCCGGGCAGGCACTCGCCCGTTGGACGGCCGCCCTCCCGTGGTGTCGCCACGCTCCCACCACGGCCACCCATGGGCCGTGGATGCGATCAGAAAGAGACGCGACCTCGATCGGGTGGCCGTGTTAGAGCCGGAGGTGCCGCAAGGCACCGCAGGCGAAACCACGGGATCGCCGGCCATCACAAGAGGCTTCGTCCTTCGAGACGACCGGCCCGCCCCTCACGACATCCTTCACCGGCCGAGGCCAATCCGGTCGCCGGACGGAGCCGGCTCCCACGGGGGGTGTCCTTGGGGCCGGCGCGTGGCCCCTCACACGTCCACGACCATCACGTCCACGCCCGCGGAATGGTCGACGAGGTGCTCGAGGATGGTGCCGCCTAGGATGCGGCGATACCAGGGCCGGCGGGTCTTGCCCATGACGACGATGCGGATGTCGTACTCGCGGGTGAAGGCGAGGATCGTGCGGACGACGTCCGGGCCCTTGAAGGTCATCGGCACGCCGCCGAGCTGCTGGGCCAGCTCGAGGTTCTTGCCGATCGCCCGCTGCGTGGCGGCGTCCACGCGCGTCAGGTCCTCGGCCGGCGTCTGGATGTAGACCGCGTACCAGGGGGCGTTCAGCCGGTCGGCCAGTCGGGCGGCCTTGCGGAGCAGCGCCGGGGCGTTCGGGCTCCGGCTGGAGAGGCCCACCATCAGGCGATCGGTCGCGGACATCGGCGCGCGATCGGCCTCGGCGCGGCGGTTGTGGCGGTCGATCAGGTGGGCCATCTCCGAGAGGGTGATCTCCCGGAGCCGCGTCAGGTTCCCGGGCGTGAAGAAGTTCTCCATCGCCCGCTCCACGCGCTCCGGCGGGTACACCTTGCCCGACCGCATCCGCTCCAGCAGGTCCTCCGCCGAGAGGTCGACGTTGACGATCTGGTCCGCCTCCGCGATGACCGAATCGGGCAGGCGCTCCTTCACCTTCACGCCGGTGAATCGCTCCACCTGGTCGTACAGGCTCTCCAGGTGCTGGACGTTCACCGTCGTGATCACGTGGATGCCGGCCCGCAGCAGCTCCTCGACGTCCTGGTACCGCTTGGCGAACCGGCTGCCCGGGGCATTCGTGTGGGCGAGCTCGTCCACCAGGCAGACCGTCGGACGCCTCGCGAGCACGGCGTCCAGGTCCATCTCGCGGAGCGTCACGCCGCGGTACTCGATCTCGCGAGGGGGGATGATGGGCAGGTCCTTGACCTGCTCCGCCGTCTCCGCCCGGCCGTGCGTCTCCACCAGGCCGATCGCCACGTCCACGCCCTGCTTGCTCAGGCGGTTGCCCTCGCGGAGCATGGCGTACGTCTTGCCCACCCCGGCGTTGGAGCCGAGGTAGACCTTCAGCCGGCCCCGCTCCTGGCGGCGGATCAGTTGGAGGAATTGCTCGGGGGACGGGCGGGCGGCTTCCACGGGCATCGGCTGGTCCCTCCCCCTCAATGAGACTGCGGCAGATCATCCAGCGCCAGGTTCAGCCGCAGGACGTTCACCCGCGGCGGCGCCCCGATGATCGCGCCGGAGGTCTCCACGTGGGCGTCGATCAGCGCCGCGATCCTCTCCACCGGGAGGCCGCGGGCCGCGGCGACCCGAGCCGCCTGGTAGCGGGCCGCCTCCGGGCTGATGTCGGGGTCGAGGCCGGATCCCGAGGTCGTGACCAGGTCCACGGGGATCGGCTCCGACGCCTTGACGCCCGAGGACTGCCGGAGCGTCTTCACCTGCGCCTCGATCCGCTCCCGCAGCGCCGGGTTCGTCGTCGCGAGGTTGGAGCCGCCGGCGGCGTCCGCGGCGTAGCCGTTGGGGCCGGCCGCGGAGGGACGCGGGGCGAAGTACTTCTCGGACGCGAACGGCTGGGCGATCAGTGTCGAGCCGACGACCCGCCCCTCGCGGCGGATCAGGCTGCCGCGGGCCTGGTCGGGGAAGAGCAGGTTCCCCGCGCCGAGGACCACGAGCGGATACGCGACGGCGCAGAGGACGAACGTCACGACGCAGGCCAGCAGGGCATGGACGGTCTCGCGAATCATCATCGTTCCCTTACTTGATACCGACCAGCGCCAGGAGCGGGTCGATGGCGATGTCGATGAGCTTGATGCCGACGAACGGGGCGATGACGCCCCCCAGGCCGTAGATGAGCAGGTTGCGGCGGAGCAGGGCCCCGGCGCCGACCGGCCGGTACGTCACGCCCTTCAGCGCGATCGGGATCAGCATCGGGATGATGATCGCATTGAAGATGACCGCCGCCAGGATCGCGGAGTAGGCGCCTCCTCGCGTCGCCAGGCCCATCAGATCCAGGACCTTGAGCTCGGGCAGGGTGACGATGAACATGGCCGGGATGACGGCGAAGTACTTGGCCAGGTCGTTGGCGATCGAGAACGTGGTCAGCGCCCCGCGGGTCATCAGGAGCTGCTTGCCGATCTCGACGACCTCGATGAGCTTGGTCGGGTCGCTGTCGAGGTCGACCATGTTGCCGGCCTCCTTGGCGGCCTGGGTCCCGCTGTTCATCGCCACGCCGATGTCCGCCTGGGCGAGCGCCGGGGCGTCGTTCGTGCCGTCGCCCATCATGGCGACGAGCTTGCCGCCTTCCTGCTCCTTTCGGATGTAGGCGAGCTTGGCCTCGGGGGTGGCCTGGGCGATGTAGTCGTCCACGCCGGCCTTCTCCGCGATGGCCGCGGCGGTAAGCCGGTTGTCGCCGGTGACCATCACGACCCGGAGCCCCATCTGGCGGAGCCGGGCGAAGCGGTCGCGGATGCCGGGCTTGAGCACGTCCTCCAGCTTGACCACGCCGAGGATCCGGGCGTCCTCGGCCACCGCCAGCGGCGTCGCGCCGCCGGAGGCGATCACGTCCACCGCCTGCTGGTAGCCGTCGGGGATGACGCCCCCCTGCTCGCGGACGTAGCCCGCGACGGTGTCCGGCGCACCCTTGCGGAGCCTCGGCCCGCCGGGCAGGTCGACGCCGCTCATGCGGGTCTGGGCGGTGAAGTCGATGAACCGGGAGCCGGCCGGGGCCTCCGCCTCCACGGCCGCCTGCTGGCGGGCCAGGTCCAGGATGCTCCGGCCCTCGGGGGTGGAGTCGGCCATCGACGCCAGCCCGGCGGCGCGGGCGAGCTCGCGGGCCGAGGCCCCGGCCAGCGGCGCGAACTGCGTGGCCCGGCGGTTGCCGATGGTGATCGTCCCGGTCTTGTCCAGGAGCAGCGTGTCGATGTCGCCGGCCACCTCCACCGCCTTGCCGCTCTTGGCGATCAGGTTCGCCGCCAGCGCCCGGTCCATGCCGGCGATGCCGATCGCCGCCAGCAGCGCCCCGATCGTCGTGGGGATCAGGCAGACGAGCAGGGCGACGAGCGTCGGGATGTCCAGCGTCAGGTCGAAGTAGCGGGCCATCGGGTAGAGGGCCGCGGTCACGATCAGGAAGATGAGCGAGAAGGCGGCCAGCACGATCGTCAGCGCGATCTCATTCGGCGTCTTCTGGCGGCTGGCGCCCTCGACCAGGGCGATCATCTTGTCCAGGAAGCTCTGCCCCGGCTCGGCCGTCACCCGGATCACGATCCGGTCCGAGAGGACGCGGGTGCCGCCGGTGACGCCCGAGTGGTCGCCGCCGGCCTCGCGGATCACCGGCGCGCTCTCGCCGGTGATGGCCGATTCGTCCACCGAGGCCACGCCCACGACGACCTCGCCGTCGGACGGGATCACCTGCCCGGCCTCCACGAGGACGTGGTCGCCGGCGCGGAGAGTGGTCGACGAGACGAACTCCCCGGCGTCGCCTTCCGGGTCGCGGAGCCGGAACGCGGGCGTGTCGGCCCGGGTGGCCCGCAGGCTGTCCGCCTGGGCCTTGCCCCGGGCCTCGGCCAGGGCGGAGGCGAAGTTGGCGAAGAGCACGGTCAGGAAGAGCAGGAGCGTGAGCGTCGCCTGGTAGAGGATCAGGCCGATCTCCGCGCCCTGGACGATCGACTGCACGGTGACGATCGCCGTCAGCACCGTGCCGACCTCGACGAGGAACATGACCGGGTTGCGGGCCATCTCCCGCGGGTCGAGCATCCGGAACGACTGGGCGGTCGCCATCCGGACCAGTGACGGCTCGAACAGGCGGAGCTTCCGCGTGCTCCGCCGCTGGAGCTTGAACGCCTGGACGTCGCCGGCGTCCCGGGTGGCCGTTGTGGGGGTCTCGATATCGAGGCTCATCGCGCTTGGTTCCTCTCCTTCGGAGGATGCGTATCTTTCATCGCAATCGGTCGTGTTTCACCAGGGCCGGACGGCGGACCAGTCGTGCGGCCGGCGGCGCCAATTTCGCTTCCCTCCTTACCAAGGGGGGATACAGGGGGGTTCTTCGATCGCCTCGGCCCGGGCCATACACCCCCTCCAACTCCCCCTTGGTAAGGGGACAGCCGGAATCAGGATCGCTCCTATTCATCGCGCCAACTCGGCCGCACTCGCGGTCGTCGCCGTCGCGGCGGCCTGCGCCTTCGTCGTGGACAGGTGGTCGGCCACCGGGCCGAGCACCACGGCGGGCATGAACGACAGGGCGCCCACCAGCAGCACCGTGCCCATGAGCATGCCGGCGAAGGTCAGGTCGTCCGTGCGGAGGGTGCCCGACGTCTTCGGCACGCGCTTCTTCGTCGAGAGGAACCCGGCGACGGCCAGCGGCAGGACGAGCGCCGGGAACCGGCCCAGCAGCAGGACGACGCCGGTGGCGACGTTCCACCAGGGGTTGTTGTCGGCGAGCCCCTCGAAGCCGGAGCCGTTGTTGGCCGCGGCGGAGGTGAACTCGTAGACGATCTCGCTGAAGCCGTGCGCGCCCGGGTTGGCCGTCGTCGTGGTGCCCCACAGGGTCGCGGCGAAGAGGCCGGCCCCGGCGCAGATCAGGAGCGGGTGCAGGAGGATCGCCACCATGCAGAGCTTGACCTCCCTCGCCTCCACCTTCTTGCCGAGGTATTCCGGCGTCCGCCCGACCATCAGGCCGGCGATGAACACGGCGACGATGATGTACATCAGCATGTTCTCGAACCCGGCGCCGATGCCGCTGAAGACGACGTTGAGCATCATCATCGACATCGGGACCATGCCGGCGATCGGGTTGAGGCTGTCGTGCATGCTGTTGACCGAGCCGTTCGACGTGGCCGTGGTCATCGCCGCCCAGGTCGCGGAGGCGACCGGCCCGTTGCGGACCTCCTTGCCCTCCATGTTCGGCCCGGCCGAGACGGGCAGCCCGGTCGTCGCGGCGCTCGGGGCGGACTCGGCGGCGATCGCGACGGCGGCCCCGGCGGCCAGGAAGGCGAGCATCACGCCGTAGATCACCATCGCGTGCCGGCGGTCCCGGAGCATCCGCCCGGCCATCACGATCGAGGCCATCGGCAGGGCGACGATCGAGGCGATCGACAGGAGGTTCGTCCACGGGGACGGGTTCTCGAACGGGTGGGCGGAGTTGGGGCCGAAGAAGCCGCCGCCGTTCGTCCCGGCCTGCTTGATCGCCACCAGGGCCGCGACCGGGCCGCGGGCGATCGCCTGGGTCTCCATCTTCGTCGCGGCCCCGTCCAGGGTCGCGGCCTGCGCGGCCCCGTTCAGGGTCATCGGCACGCCAAGCCCGACGAGCGCGACGGCGAGGATCAGGCAGTACGGCATGAGCACGTACACCACGCCCCGCATCAGGTCGACGTAGAAGTCGCCCAGGTGCCTATCCCCCCTCAGGCCGCGGAGCGTGGCGAGCATCACGCAGAGCCCGGAGGCCGGCGTGACGAACATCAGCCAGACGATCACGGCGAGCTGGCTGAAGTACGAGAGGTGCTGCTCGCCCGAATAGTGCTGGAGGTTCGTGTTGGTGACGAACGAGCAGACCGTGTTGAAGATCACCGCGGTGTCCGCCCCGTCCCGCTGCGCCCCGGCCGTGTCCTTGTAGCCGAGCGCCGCCAGCGACCCCTTGCCGTCGGGGTTGAGGAATGGGATCCACGGCTGGGCATACAGCAGCGCAAACGTCAGCACGAACAGGGCCGCGTTGAAGGCGAGCATCGCGGCCGCGTACCGCCTCCAGTCCATCTCCGCGGGCCGGCGGGACGTGACCAGGCGGGCGAGGAACGCCGGCAGGGCGTCGAGCCCCCGGCCCTCGGAGCCCTCGGGCACGTCCAGGGTCCGCCACATGAGCCGACCGAGCGGGAACGAGAGGACGATGGGCAGGGCGAACGCCCACGCCGGATGGAGCCAGGCTAGCGACGGTTCCACGTACGAAATCTCCGGTGAATCAGGATCCCCGCCCGAAGCGATCGGCCGCGGCGGCGGTCAGAAGCGCTCGGGGCGGATCATCGCGTAGACGAGGTAGAACAGGGCGAGTACGGTCGTGACGGCGGTCAGGTAGAGCATGGTCGTCCCTCGGGATGGCGATGGGTCGCCGGGTCAGGCGGGCACGAGGGCCCAGAGGATGGCGAGGACGGCCCCGACGGCCGCCCAGAGGATCGCCATCGTGGCCAGGACCCGGGCCAGGCTCCGGCGGCGGTGGTCCCGCGCCTCGGCGTCCGTCGCGGGCGAGTAGCCGGCAGGCCTGGCCAGTCGGGCCGCCGGGACGCAGTCCGGGCTCCGCCACCAGCGGTCGAGCGAGGGCCGGGAGATCGTCACGCGCCCCCCGTCTTCACCCCTCATGGTCACGAATCGGCGATGCATGAGACTCCTCCAGCAAGCGGCCCCGCAGCCTCCTCGTGGGGTGCGTCAAGCGCGACGCGGACGCACCGAGGGCGGGCCCGGGACGCCCGGGCGGGCAGGCCATCGATCTCACAGGGGCCGCGACGTCATCGCGGGCCCGGCACGACAGAAGAACTTTCAGAAGTGGTCGCAGGCCGCGACCAGGCCGAAGAACAGGCCGAACAGGAAGACGCCCAGGGTCAATGTGGCAAGGGTCAGCACGTCGTCATCTCCTCGGAGATTCCTCTCGCAATCGGCGGCTCAATCGGCCGCGGGGTTGATGGCCTTGCTGCCGTAGTCCAGGCCGAAGCGTTCGCAGTACCGCCGCAGGTTGTCCCGCGCCGGGGCGAAGTGGGGGTCGGCCTCCAGCGCCCTGCGGTAGTCCTGGTAGGCCGCGTGGTCCTGGCCCCGGCATTCGTGGAGGACGCCCATGAGCGTGTTCGCCTCGGGCGAGAGCGGGGCGACGTCGAGGGCCTCATCGAGCAGCTCGGCGGCCAGGGCGAACTGCCGCATGTTCAGGGCCCTCTTGGCCGCCTTCAGGTCCACGACGGTCGCGGCGACCGGGACCACGACGGACGCGGAGCGGCCCCGCCGCGGGGGCATCGGCTCGTCCGCCGCGTCGGGCTCGTCGTGCCGCGCCAGGACCTGGGCGACGACGACGCGCAGCGTCTCCGGGCTCGTCGGCTTGGAGAGGAAGTCGATGGCGCCGAGCTTCATGGCCTCGACGGCGTCCGGGACGGTCCCGTGCGCCGTGACGATGACCACGGGGGTCTCGTCGCCCGCGTGGCGGAGCCGGCGGAGGAACTCCATGCCCCCCATGCCGGGCATCTTCAGGTCCAGCAGGATGAGCGCCGGGCGGGCGTGGGGCAGGAGCGAGAGGGCCTCGTTCCCGTCCCTCGCCTCGGCCGTCGCGTGCCCGGCCGATTGCAGGGCGGTCCGGAAGACCAGCCGGATGTTCGGCTCGTCCTCGACGATCAGGATGGATGCAGGGCGGCTCATGATCTCACTCCTGCCCGTTGGGCCGGCCCGGCCTCGACGGACGCCTGCGGCAAGTGGACGAGGAAGGTGGTCCCGCGGCCGGGCTCGCTCCGCGCCTCGATCCGGCCCCGATGGCCCTCCACGATCTCGCGGGCGATCGACAGGCCGAGCCCCGCGCCGCCGGACCTCGAGCCGGGCGGGCGGTAGAAGCGTTCGAAGAGCCTCGGCAGGTGCTCCGGCGCGATGCCGGCCCCGGTGTCCTCGACCGCGAAGCGGACGGAGCCGCCGCCGGGCTCGGCCTCGGCCGTGAGGCGGACCTCGC from Aquisphaera giovannonii includes these protein-coding regions:
- a CDS encoding DUF1559 domain-containing protein; this encodes MPPRPNPSRGFTLIELLVVIAIIAVLIALLLPAVQSAREAARRAQCTNNLKQIGLALHNYHSAINTFPVGFLYPQNNQVYPGVPALHYRWSVLAQLSPYMEQSTVYNALNMNWPIAAGPGAVLGTPSWTPFPANTTVMAAKVSFFLCPSDAAEPPTTLPGGVTSGPSDYQFCTGDGSPSSANPGDAGVTVAANGAFVLGRAVSMAAIVDGSSGTAAASEQLIGPASGGVSTLGSPAPPPGDIRRAAAVGSTPLSDSACASPTGWRLDKGYGWWDGDYRTSLYNHYLTPNSKSFDCWQSSPPHNPAWKAARSNHPGGVNVLCCDGHVQFVKDSVSLPAWRALSTRSGGEVISADSL
- a CDS encoding universal stress protein codes for the protein MPVEAARPSPEQFLQLIRRQERGRLKVYLGSNAGVGKTYAMLREGNRLSKQGVDVAIGLVETHGRAETAEQVKDLPIIPPREIEYRGVTLREMDLDAVLARRPTVCLVDELAHTNAPGSRFAKRYQDVEELLRAGIHVITTVNVQHLESLYDQVERFTGVKVKERLPDSVIAEADQIVNVDLSAEDLLERMRSGKVYPPERVERAMENFFTPGNLTRLREITLSEMAHLIDRHNRRAEADRAPMSATDRLMVGLSSRSPNAPALLRKAARLADRLNAPWYAVYIQTPAEDLTRVDAATQRAIGKNLELAQQLGGVPMTFKGPDVVRTILAFTREYDIRIVVMGKTRRPWYRRILGGTILEHLVDHSAGVDVMVVDV
- a CDS encoding NHL repeat-containing protein; its protein translation is MRRRPRLAATMPAVLLPLLAGHSAARAEDARRLDAKVSWIGNTYPGGKRWVPQDVRAICVLADGTAYTNVPWDEGGGQVAVIKDGQVLGHAGHTHGWGQEGGEAIAANGNYVFIGQSMGNEGGGLEDPGTWPPKGKAWFGISRRLRSDVTKPAPFPGGKGGKGDTLRECFLPVVEVDDREKADLPGLVADDRRVYASSPRDGRIEVLDAETMKTVARWPIDRPGPIALDASGGLWVLQAGEGPEPARVVRLSPDGDPSPQRVELTAGSAPTSLAIDGRGRLLVADDGPDQHILIYEDILRSPRAAGTFGARGGIYAGTPGAVGPLKLNRPAAVGADAAGNILIASDGQTGGGGTVLESYRPDGSLNCRLLGVEFVDMADFDPASDADIFTKEEHFVADFSRPRGQEAGYVGYTVHRFKYPEDPRLHIWSAGAWVRRIAGRRFLFVNEMNAGPLQVYRFDPEQEGEIAVPSGLFAPRRLTSEKDDAWPPHQPTEGGWVWCDANGDGRFDASEYKGTGRDEPDAQGWWVDSVGNVWRATEADGIREFRFDGLDAKGNPVWDFAAIRSFPKPPEFDRVKRLRYDAAADVMYLGGTTREHANQHWKPMGPVICRYDHWSRGPSRPTWRIVAPYARGSQGHESCEPMGFDVAGEYLFLPYTGSSKPLGFRTGHVEVFRAGDGRRVGYLEPSEDVGEIGLQDIRECLVARRRADGEYVILMEEDYKAKILMYRWRP
- the kdpC gene encoding potassium-transporting ATPase subunit KdpC — protein: MIRETVHALLACVVTFVLCAVAYPLVVLGAGNLLFPDQARGSLIRREGRVVGSTLIAQPFASEKYFAPRPSAAGPNGYAADAAGGSNLATTNPALRERIEAQVKTLRQSSGVKASEPIPVDLVTTSGSGLDPDISPEAARYQAARVAAARGLPVERIAALIDAHVETSGAIIGAPPRVNVLRLNLALDDLPQSH
- a CDS encoding potassium-transporting ATPase subunit F, which translates into the protein MLYLTAVTTVLALFYLVYAMIRPERF
- the kdpA gene encoding potassium-transporting ATPase subunit KdpA; amino-acid sequence: MEPSLAWLHPAWAFALPIVLSFPLGRLMWRTLDVPEGSEGRGLDALPAFLARLVTSRRPAEMDWRRYAAAMLAFNAALFVLTFALLYAQPWIPFLNPDGKGSLAALGYKDTAGAQRDGADTAVIFNTVCSFVTNTNLQHYSGEQHLSYFSQLAVIVWLMFVTPASGLCVMLATLRGLRGDRHLGDFYVDLMRGVVYVLMPYCLILAVALVGLGVPMTLNGAAQAATLDGAATKMETQAIARGPVAALVAIKQAGTNGGGFFGPNSAHPFENPSPWTNLLSIASIVALPMASIVMAGRMLRDRRHAMVIYGVMLAFLAAGAAVAIAAESAPSAATTGLPVSAGPNMEGKEVRNGPVASATWAAMTTATSNGSVNSMHDSLNPIAGMVPMSMMMLNVVFSGIGAGFENMLMYIIVAVFIAGLMVGRTPEYLGKKVEAREVKLCMVAILLHPLLICAGAGLFAATLWGTTTTANPGAHGFSEIVYEFTSAAANNGSGFEGLADNNPWWNVATGVVLLLGRFPALVLPLAVAGFLSTKKRVPKTSGTLRTDDLTFAGMLMGTVLLVGALSFMPAVVLGPVADHLSTTKAQAAATATTASAAELAR
- the kdpB gene encoding potassium-transporting ATPase subunit KdpB is translated as MSLDIETPTTATRDAGDVQAFKLQRRSTRKLRLFEPSLVRMATAQSFRMLDPREMARNPVMFLVEVGTVLTAIVTVQSIVQGAEIGLILYQATLTLLLFLTVLFANFASALAEARGKAQADSLRATRADTPAFRLRDPEGDAGEFVSSTTLRAGDHVLVEAGQVIPSDGEVVVGVASVDESAITGESAPVIREAGGDHSGVTGGTRVLSDRIVIRVTAEPGQSFLDKMIALVEGASRQKTPNEIALTIVLAAFSLIFLIVTAALYPMARYFDLTLDIPTLVALLVCLIPTTIGALLAAIGIAGMDRALAANLIAKSGKAVEVAGDIDTLLLDKTGTITIGNRRATQFAPLAGASARELARAAGLASMADSTPEGRSILDLARQQAAVEAEAPAGSRFIDFTAQTRMSGVDLPGGPRLRKGAPDTVAGYVREQGGVIPDGYQQAVDVIASGGATPLAVAEDARILGVVKLEDVLKPGIRDRFARLRQMGLRVVMVTGDNRLTAAAIAEKAGVDDYIAQATPEAKLAYIRKEQEGGKLVAMMGDGTNDAPALAQADIGVAMNSGTQAAKEAGNMVDLDSDPTKLIEVVEIGKQLLMTRGALTTFSIANDLAKYFAVIPAMFIVTLPELKVLDLMGLATRGGAYSAILAAVIFNAIIIPMLIPIALKGVTYRPVGAGALLRRNLLIYGLGGVIAPFVGIKLIDIAIDPLLALVGIK
- a CDS encoding response regulator, yielding MSRPASILIVEDEPNIRLVFRTALQSAGHATAEARDGNEALSLLPHARPALILLDLKMPGMGGMEFLRRLRHAGDETPVVIVTAHGTVPDAVEAMKLGAIDFLSKPTSPETLRVVVAQVLARHDEPDAADEPMPPRRGRSASVVVPVAATVVDLKAAKRALNMRQFALAAELLDEALDVAPLSPEANTLMGVLHECRGQDHAAYQDYRRALEADPHFAPARDNLRRYCERFGLDYGSKAINPAAD